The sequence below is a genomic window from Meiothermus sp. Pnk-1.
CAGGGCCACCTCGTAGGGGGCGAAGGCCTTGCCCCGGCCCCCGGGCTCGGCATAGGCCACCCCGAAGCGGCCCACCGGGGCCACGAGGAGGCTTTGCACCCCGTAGGTCTGGGCACCGGCCGACTCGATGGGGCCCAGCGGGAGGGGCGGCTTCGCGATCTCCTCCACCGCCAGGGCCCGTTGATGGGCCTGGACCCAGCCGGCCAGGCCCTCGTTTTCGGGATCGAAGCGGGCTTGGCGGAAGGGCTCGATCTCCTCCCCCAATCCGCTCGTGCCCAGCAGCCGCCAGGGCCGCCCCCCCTCGGGGTGGGCCCAGACCGCGGCCCGCCCCCCGCCGACCTGGGCCAGCAGCCGGGCGAAGCCCTGGGCCAGGGCCTCGGGGTCGTCTTCCTGGGCGGCCAGCAGGGCCCCCTGGAGCAGCAAGCGGGCTTCCAGGGCGTGCTGGGCGCGCTCGAGGGCGGTGGCCCCGGCCTGGGCCAGGACCTCGGCCAGCCGGGCCTCCTGGGGGGTGAAGGGGGGCGCGCTCCGGCCCAAGATCAAGACCCCCAGGGCCTCCCCGTACGGGCCCGGCAGGCGGACGGCGACCCCACTCCCGCCGGGCCGGGGGGGTTCCTCCGAGGCGTCGGCTACCACCTGGGTTCCCTCCCGCAGGGCCGCCCAGGAGACCCCCTGGTCCTGGGGTACCCGCTGGCCCACCGCCCCCGCCAGGGGCCCGCTGGCGGCAGCGATGCGCAGGACGCCGCCCTCGAGGGAGCACACCTCGGCCCATTCGGCCTCGATCAGCTCCGGGGCCAGCGCCACCAGCCGCCGGGCTACCTCCTCGTGGCTCTCCAGGTCCCCCAGGGTCTGGAGGGCCCGCAGGAGCACCTCCTGCTCCCGGGCTCGCTGCTCCAGGGCCTCCTGGTCCTGCTCGCGCAGCAGGGCCAAGGAGAGCTGGGCGGCGAAGGCCTGGGTCAGGGGAAGGGCCTCCTCGAGGTTATTCAGGCCGTAAAGCCCCAGGAAGCCCAGCGTAGAGCCATCCGGCTTGAGGGGCAGCACCAGGGCGTTGCCCAGCGGGGCCAGCGCCAGCAGCCAGGGCGGCACCCCCTGGCCGGGGATTTCCCTCAGCACCACCGGTTCGCCCGTACGCCAAGCCTGGGCGTGGGGGCCCTCCTCCAGCGCCGCGCTCTGGCCTAAAAAGGGCTCTACCTCTGGCCCCGCCGCCGCTACCAGGCGGCGCTGGTCCCCCTCGACCAAGGAGACCGTGGCGGCCCGCGCCCCCAGGAGCTCCCGGGCCGCCTCCGCCCCGATCTGGGCCACCTCCGCCAGGCGCCGGCCCTCCAGCATGGCCCGGTCCAGGCGGTGCAGGGCCTCCAGCAGCCGCTGCCGGCGGACCAGCTCGGCCTCGGCGCGGGCACGCTCGAGGATCAGGCCGAAGAGGGGCAAGACCTCCTCCAGGGCTGCTGCTGCAGGAGCGGGTGGCTTGGCGAACAGCAACGCCAGCGTGCCCAAAAGCCCCTCCTGCCCGCGCAGGGGGGCCAGCATCAGCCCCCGGTAACCGAGTTCGGCCCAGTGCCGGCTGGCCGGGCCGGTGGCCTCCTCGGGCAGCCGGTAGGTCAGCACCCGCCCGATGCTCAGCGCCTCGGCCTCCCAAGGGGTGAGCCGGGCCTCCGCCGGCGGCTCGACCCCTACGGCGGCCCGCAGGGACAGCCCGTTCTCCCTAAGCCGCAGCCAGGCCCCTTGGGCCCCCAGGGCCTCGGTCAAGGCCCTCAAGCCCTTCTGGGCCAGGGATTCGGGGTCACCTCCTGAGGCCAGGGCGCGGCTCAGGCCGCTGAGAATTCGCTCCAGGGTGTGCGGACCCATTCCGCCCTCATGACAACTATAGCTGACCTTCTGCGGCTACAAGACAAAATATAACCCTCCGACCCGGCGTGCGGCGAGCCCTGGAAAGGGCGGGCTTATGCCGTACGACGGCGCGTAGCGCCCAGCGTGAGGTATGCACTCCTGGCTCTGCCCTCGGGCGGGGTGCTGGCCTCGTTGGGGCCGAACGCCGAGCCCCGGACGTGGCCAGACCCGAGGATAAGGTCGGGGCAAGAAGCCCCCTCAGCCCGCCCAGAACGGCAGCTCCCCGAACACCCCCAGGTCGCGGTAGTTCAGCGTCCACACCGGAGCTCTGGCCCCAAAGGCTCGCTTTAGCGACCGCCACGCCGCATGATCGGGGTCGGCGGCGTGGAAGAGCGCGCACCTCAGCCCCGCGTCCAGCACCAGCCTCTGCGGGATCGTCACTCCTGGCGGTACAGGCGGTCCTCAGCTCCCTCCCCGGCGTTTACCGAGGCCTTCTCGACGACCCCAGCCAGCTCCAGCAGGGCCGCCGGGTTGCGGCGAAGGCAGGCCTCCAGCGCCTCCTGCACCAGGGCCGAGAGGTTGGTCTCCGGGTGCTCCTTCAGGTAAGCCTCCACCACCCGGGCGAGGTCGTCGGGCAGGTAGATGGTGCTTCGCATGGGGCTATCATGCCATGTAACACTACTCCACCTTCAACCACCGGCTCCGGTCATAGCGCTGGAGGGTCTGGTACAGCGTGCGCATCTCCTCCAGCGCTCCCTCCCTCTCGAGCTTCCCCATCCGCCGATCGACCTTGTGGGCCGCCTTTTTGAGGAAGCGAACGGTGGAGGGGTGGAGCGAGATGTACTTCCGCTCGCCGAGAGAGATC
It includes:
- a CDS encoding CopG family transcriptional regulator; this encodes MRSTIYLPDDLARVVEAYLKEHPETNLSALVQEALEACLRRNPAALLELAGVVEKASVNAGEGAEDRLYRQE